A DNA window from Rossellomorea marisflavi contains the following coding sequences:
- a CDS encoding IS110 family transposase produces MHDNRNERINQISEDTLVIGVDIAKCVHYACAVDERGREVKKSFSFRQSRQGFETFYATILKVMESHQKKNVVVGFEPTGHYWMNLSSYLTDRGIRFVLVNPLHVKQTKELDDNLQSKNDPKDARVIAKMIPQGYYSIPRDMTPIEAELRHGSAFRARLKKQGASTQNRIKRWIDLYFPEFISVYKSIGMNASTVLSSYPLPEDLVREDPEKLLENLKNLGGKHFSVKNLTKLLDVAATSIGYQESPEMARAEIQILLTQMKLLEEQLVSIEKQLVTLAKQMTDFDLFLSVPGIGENTVVEILSEIGAFSHYKSPRQILKLAGLTLVTNSSGKKEGNKRLSKRGRKRLRSLIYKAIFPILHAIPAFRSLYDYYSEHREHPVAKKEALLILCRKLIQVLHGLSKRGETFNEERMVADISFFGNQEAA; encoded by the coding sequence ATGCATGATAATCGAAATGAACGCATTAATCAAATTTCTGAGGACACATTGGTGATTGGCGTCGACATCGCCAAGTGTGTACATTATGCCTGCGCAGTGGATGAACGAGGTAGGGAGGTCAAGAAAAGCTTCTCATTCCGTCAGTCCAGACAAGGCTTTGAAACCTTTTACGCTACCATCCTAAAGGTGATGGAATCTCATCAAAAGAAGAATGTAGTCGTTGGATTTGAACCTACCGGTCATTACTGGATGAATTTATCCTCGTACCTTACGGATCGGGGCATTCGCTTTGTTCTCGTCAACCCTCTCCATGTGAAGCAAACCAAAGAATTGGATGACAACCTACAGAGTAAAAACGATCCGAAAGACGCTCGTGTCATTGCCAAGATGATACCGCAAGGCTATTACAGTATTCCTCGTGACATGACTCCTATTGAAGCAGAGTTGCGTCATGGTTCGGCATTTAGGGCTCGTCTGAAAAAACAAGGAGCGTCGACTCAAAACCGGATCAAGCGATGGATTGATCTATACTTCCCTGAGTTTATTTCGGTTTATAAGTCCATTGGAATGAACGCCTCCACTGTTCTTTCTTCTTATCCTCTTCCGGAAGACCTTGTGAGAGAAGATCCTGAGAAGCTCTTGGAGAACCTCAAGAACCTGGGAGGTAAGCATTTCTCGGTTAAAAACCTTACTAAGCTTCTTGATGTCGCGGCCACATCTATTGGCTATCAGGAGAGTCCTGAAATGGCACGGGCAGAAATCCAAATTCTATTGACACAGATGAAGCTGCTTGAAGAACAACTGGTAAGCATAGAAAAGCAGTTAGTGACGTTGGCGAAACAGATGACAGATTTCGATCTGTTCCTTTCGGTCCCTGGTATTGGAGAAAACACCGTAGTAGAGATCCTTTCAGAAATAGGAGCCTTTTCACACTATAAGAGTCCACGCCAAATCCTAAAATTAGCGGGTCTTACGTTAGTCACCAATTCCTCGGGAAAAAAAGAAGGGAACAAGCGATTGTCTAAACGCGGGCGGAAACGGCTACGCTCCTTGATATATAAGGCGATTTTCCCGATTTTACACGCCATACCAGCGTTTCGGTCCCTGTACGATTACTATAGTGAACATCGCGAACACCCCGTCGCTAAGAAAGAAGCGTTGTTAATCCTATGTCGGAAATTGATTCAAGTCCTTCATGGTTTAAGCAAAAGGGGCGAAACATTCAATGAAGAGCGTATGGTAGCTGATATCTCCTTCTTTGGTAATCAAGAAGCTGCGTAA
- a CDS encoding n-acetylglutamate synthase — protein MINYHNRTFTAVENSENGEVSTRTIFTYQQEGDLLTGSYEGGEIQKGFLIGLVGDDGCLDFRYNHVNVDGAIRGGICRSTPTLLDDGRIELKEDWEWLDEARSKGHSVIREIVEGDR, from the coding sequence TTGATCAACTATCATAATCGAACATTTACTGCAGTAGAAAACTCTGAAAACGGGGAGGTCTCGACACGGACCATTTTCACATACCAGCAGGAAGGAGACCTTCTGACTGGTTCGTATGAAGGTGGGGAAATACAAAAAGGCTTCCTTATCGGATTGGTTGGCGATGATGGATGTCTTGATTTCCGCTATAATCATGTGAATGTGGATGGAGCCATCCGTGGGGGGATATGTCGATCCACTCCGACTCTTCTGGATGATGGGAGAATTGAACTGAAGGAGGACTGGGAATGGCTGGATGAAGCAAGGTCGAAGGGTCATTCTGTGATAAGGGAAATAGTGGAAGGAGACCGTTGA
- a CDS encoding 8-oxo-dGTP diphosphatase → MTIIHTKFWTLCLIKDGDRVLMIDRQHDDFTGFIPPGGKVEFPESFTAAAIREVKEETGLEVKNLQYKGIYEYVNPERMERYIIFNYLTTEFSGELLKNPAEGIPTWIALSDVPGLPMQASIRRRFPYLLKKGTFEIHVTWNESRGCEGDVSITVT, encoded by the coding sequence TTGACCATCATACATACAAAGTTTTGGACGCTATGCTTAATCAAGGACGGAGATCGGGTCTTGATGATCGACCGGCAGCACGATGATTTTACAGGTTTTATCCCTCCGGGTGGCAAAGTAGAGTTTCCTGAATCCTTTACCGCAGCCGCAATCCGCGAGGTGAAGGAAGAGACCGGTCTTGAAGTAAAGAACCTACAATACAAAGGGATTTATGAGTATGTCAACCCTGAAAGAATGGAAAGGTATATCATCTTTAATTATCTTACGACTGAGTTTTCCGGAGAACTCTTGAAAAACCCGGCGGAGGGAATTCCCACGTGGATTGCCCTCTCCGACGTTCCAGGGCTCCCTATGCAGGCTTCCATCAGGAGGCGATTCCCTTACCTCTTGAAAAAAGGTACATTCGAGATACATGTGACATGGAATGAATCGAGAGGTTGCGAGGGTGATGTCAGTATAACTGTCACATGA
- a CDS encoding LysR family transcriptional regulator, whose product MELNWLRTFIAASQTRNFRKASEQLYISQPSVSVHIKQLEKELGVALFERSNKKVALTEAGRYFVGEAKEMVRVHEDGLKKMRSFMQGYTAALKIAISPLIADTILPAVLKRFMNEYPYVEVDVKIIESSDIERAVMNEEVDIGLSCLPSLHKEVGSEKLYSDRVMLVAPHDGRDFESALPLDEEEVLHHARILTHNHPGYWEELCEILKHFYPNSKMMKVSQIHITKRFIAEGLGVSFLPSSTVRRELLEGRLMEIPVRSFELPEANAYSLWKYPHETQQQFLQFLSRFHY is encoded by the coding sequence TTGGAGTTGAACTGGCTACGGACGTTCATCGCAGCTTCTCAGACACGCAATTTCAGAAAGGCATCTGAACAATTGTATATATCTCAGCCATCCGTATCGGTCCATATCAAGCAGCTGGAAAAAGAGCTGGGTGTGGCCCTTTTTGAACGGAGCAACAAGAAGGTGGCATTGACCGAAGCAGGTCGATACTTTGTGGGGGAAGCTAAAGAGATGGTGAGGGTTCATGAAGATGGATTGAAGAAAATGCGATCCTTCATGCAAGGGTATACCGCTGCATTGAAGATTGCCATCTCTCCCTTGATAGCCGATACCATCCTGCCTGCCGTATTGAAACGATTCATGAACGAATATCCTTACGTTGAAGTGGACGTGAAGATCATCGAGTCCAGTGATATTGAACGTGCCGTCATGAATGAAGAAGTTGATATCGGGCTATCCTGTCTTCCCTCCCTTCATAAAGAGGTAGGAAGTGAAAAACTCTACTCGGACAGGGTCATGCTCGTCGCGCCGCATGATGGGAGAGATTTTGAATCCGCCCTTCCCCTCGATGAAGAAGAAGTTCTCCACCATGCCAGGATCCTCACCCATAACCACCCAGGTTATTGGGAGGAACTGTGCGAGATCCTGAAACATTTTTACCCCAACTCCAAGATGATGAAGGTTTCACAAATCCACATCACTAAACGATTCATTGCCGAGGGGCTTGGCGTATCGTTTCTGCCTTCTTCCACAGTCAGAAGGGAACTCCTTGAAGGGAGACTGATGGAAATTCCAGTCCGTTCGTTTGAACTACCGGAAGCAAATGCATACTCCCTATGGAAATATCCACATGAAACCCAGCAGCAATTCCTTCAATTCTTGTCCCGCTTCCATTATTAA
- a CDS encoding citrate synthase/methylcitrate synthase translates to MYQPGLKGIVAAQTAISHIDGEKGILIYRGHDVRTLTGKCSFEQAAFLLWYGRLPSKEEGEHMVEELKNNRTLSEAMLDVLTRLPENMDRMSVLRTVLSAEGGSEYGWKPTLNQAVRITALIPTIIAYRERHLKELDFIEPHEELGHVSNYLYMLTGAEPDRAVSQALETYMILTMEHGMNASTFSARVTASTESDLISSVISAIGTMKGPLHGGAPTGVIALLEEIGREENGENVIREKISQGEKLMGFGHRIYKTRDPRATALKGKLLEFRGENKELDLAIAIEEIAVKLLEELKPGRGLYTNVEYYAASIMRAINLPDHLFTPTFTAARAVGWTAHVLEQSEDNTIFRPQSHYIGSLAEPI, encoded by the coding sequence ATGTATCAACCGGGATTGAAAGGAATCGTAGCCGCTCAAACGGCCATCAGCCATATTGATGGAGAGAAGGGTATTCTTATATATAGAGGACATGATGTACGGACTCTTACGGGAAAATGTTCATTTGAACAAGCAGCGTTTCTTCTCTGGTATGGTAGACTCCCTTCCAAAGAAGAAGGCGAACATATGGTGGAGGAGTTGAAAAACAACCGAACGCTCTCCGAAGCTATGCTGGATGTCCTTACACGTCTTCCTGAAAACATGGATCGCATGAGCGTGCTGAGGACCGTCTTGTCAGCTGAAGGGGGATCCGAATATGGGTGGAAGCCTACCCTGAATCAAGCAGTACGGATTACGGCACTCATCCCGACCATCATCGCATACAGAGAACGTCATCTCAAGGAGTTGGATTTTATCGAGCCTCATGAAGAACTGGGGCATGTTTCAAACTATCTGTATATGCTTACAGGAGCCGAGCCCGATCGCGCTGTTTCCCAAGCCCTCGAAACCTATATGATACTGACCATGGAGCACGGGATGAACGCTTCGACCTTTTCTGCAAGAGTCACGGCATCTACTGAATCCGATCTGATTTCATCCGTCATTTCAGCGATAGGAACGATGAAAGGGCCTCTTCATGGAGGGGCACCGACAGGCGTAATCGCTCTCCTGGAGGAAATAGGGAGGGAAGAAAACGGAGAGAACGTAATCAGGGAGAAGATTTCCCAAGGGGAAAAACTGATGGGGTTTGGTCACAGGATCTACAAGACGCGTGATCCCCGAGCGACAGCCCTTAAAGGCAAACTACTTGAATTCCGCGGGGAAAATAAGGAGCTTGATCTCGCCATTGCGATTGAAGAGATCGCTGTCAAACTCCTTGAAGAACTGAAACCGGGCAGGGGTCTTTATACGAATGTGGAGTATTACGCTGCATCGATCATGAGGGCCATCAATCTTCCTGATCACCTCTTCACCCCAACATTTACAGCTGCTAGGGCTGTCGGCTGGACGGCCCATGTACTCGAGCAATCCGAAGATAATACGATATTCAGGCCGCAATCTCACTACATCGGAAGCCTTGCGGAACCCATTTGA
- a CDS encoding GNAT family N-acetyltransferase translates to MNVVPVKEIEVKERVGFFLRHWGGTEMVISTGIHDCVNLDGFACLEDNKILGLITFVYGNQECEIISLDSLREGVGIGSFLLRRVEEEAVINGCLSLSVITTNDNLNALGFYQRRGFQLIDLKCNAVETARIHKPSIPYIAENGIPIRDEILLNKQL, encoded by the coding sequence TTGAATGTAGTACCTGTTAAGGAGATAGAGGTCAAAGAACGAGTCGGATTCTTCCTTAGGCATTGGGGAGGTACAGAGATGGTCATCTCTACAGGCATCCATGATTGTGTCAACCTAGACGGATTTGCTTGTTTAGAAGACAACAAGATCCTGGGACTTATTACGTTTGTGTACGGAAATCAAGAGTGTGAAATCATTTCATTGGACAGCTTGCGGGAAGGAGTCGGCATCGGTTCATTCCTTCTAAGAAGGGTGGAAGAGGAAGCCGTCATCAATGGATGTCTTTCCCTTTCCGTCATTACGACAAATGATAATCTCAACGCTCTCGGGTTTTACCAGCGAAGGGGCTTCCAATTAATAGACCTCAAATGCAACGCTGTGGAAACAGCCAGAATTCATAAACCTTCGATTCCATATATAGCTGAAAACGGAATTCCCATTAGGGACGAGATTCTATTAAACAAACAACTTTGA
- a CDS encoding ATP-binding protein → MEYMLLVAIAFIPFIISISLIIYSRSTVSVALACFLVLLGAWQLEIASLYADGLLSEQVIDRLFRIFRVGPILIMPIIYYFIYYLVSEHEELRRYRKWINRTSLSVMIGYSILVYIINFTEYGVTSYMVAPGRVYSPTHWLPVYGSLNWTFLLNIFLVFIHTFLLLRVTILMKDPIYKLFYGKLIIGALFVFLNGVTSGFGLFPLFFSSFNSILVAILLFIGFFQMQTARVKQANTRLAKQSELLEAIMNLNPNYLIVMNQSNQIIKVNDSAEKLWDVDKTELTGKDFSVLAEPPYSINPLRKDVQRFVNKTGRPYYIQWGFQKLDQAEKEYHTLFYGIDFSKQKENERLLLSSEKSKVIGELAASIAHEIRNPLTTVRGFIQLSKEVQKENGYEDIVLEEIDRINEVLKELLLLAKPEAQVEDTGDSSTSISVVHEVNTIKLLFEAIAMEQNKSISIHNTLDHGHLVRFEKSHFKQVIINILKNSFEALPKMGKIKIKIDEKSGKTRIRILDNGRGIARERLSRIGEPYYTNKEKGTGIGLTICFKLIADYSGQMKVKSKIGWGTVVTITLDPVPMESRPPKEELDGRSTVV, encoded by the coding sequence ATGGAGTATATGCTGTTAGTCGCTATCGCATTCATACCATTTATCATCTCGATTTCATTGATCATTTACTCCAGATCCACTGTCTCCGTTGCCCTTGCCTGCTTTCTGGTCCTGCTCGGGGCATGGCAGCTTGAAATCGCGTCCCTCTATGCAGACGGGCTCCTGTCAGAGCAGGTGATTGACCGTTTATTCAGGATTTTCAGGGTCGGTCCGATACTGATCATGCCGATCATCTATTATTTCATTTACTATTTGGTCAGTGAACATGAAGAGTTGAGACGCTACAGGAAATGGATCAATCGAACAAGCCTGAGTGTGATGATCGGATACAGTATTCTGGTTTATATCATCAATTTCACGGAATATGGAGTCACGTCGTATATGGTAGCCCCGGGGAGGGTATATTCCCCTACCCACTGGCTTCCGGTCTATGGATCCCTGAACTGGACGTTCCTCCTGAATATTTTCCTTGTATTCATACACACCTTCCTGCTTCTTAGGGTCACCATCTTGATGAAGGACCCGATCTATAAGCTGTTTTATGGAAAATTGATCATTGGTGCACTATTCGTGTTCTTGAATGGAGTGACAAGTGGATTTGGGTTATTCCCCTTATTCTTTTCAAGTTTCAATTCCATTCTTGTCGCCATCCTTTTATTCATCGGTTTCTTTCAGATGCAGACAGCGCGTGTAAAGCAGGCAAACACCCGTCTGGCGAAACAGAGTGAGCTCTTGGAAGCCATCATGAATCTGAATCCGAACTATTTGATCGTCATGAACCAATCAAATCAGATCATCAAGGTTAATGACTCCGCAGAAAAACTCTGGGATGTGGACAAAACCGAGTTAACGGGAAAAGATTTCAGCGTACTGGCAGAGCCTCCCTACTCGATCAACCCCTTACGTAAAGACGTACAGAGATTCGTTAATAAAACAGGCAGGCCGTACTATATCCAGTGGGGGTTCCAAAAGTTGGATCAAGCCGAGAAGGAATATCACACATTGTTCTACGGAATCGACTTCTCAAAGCAAAAAGAAAATGAGCGTTTGTTGCTGTCGTCTGAAAAATCAAAAGTCATCGGGGAACTTGCAGCGAGCATCGCCCATGAGATACGGAATCCATTGACAACGGTCAGGGGATTTATTCAATTATCAAAAGAAGTTCAGAAAGAAAATGGATACGAAGATATCGTCCTTGAAGAAATCGATCGCATCAATGAGGTTTTGAAGGAATTATTGCTTCTCGCCAAACCTGAAGCACAAGTGGAAGATACCGGTGATAGCTCCACTTCCATATCCGTCGTGCATGAAGTCAATACCATCAAGCTTCTGTTTGAAGCCATTGCCATGGAACAAAATAAAAGCATCAGCATCCACAATACGCTTGACCATGGACACCTGGTCCGATTCGAGAAATCCCATTTCAAGCAGGTGATCATCAATATTTTGAAGAATAGTTTTGAAGCACTTCCTAAAATGGGTAAAATCAAGATTAAAATCGATGAAAAAAGCGGGAAGACCAGGATTCGGATTCTCGATAATGGTCGGGGTATTGCGAGAGAACGACTGTCCAGGATCGGTGAGCCTTATTATACCAATAAGGAAAAAGGCACGGGGATCGGTTTGACCATCTGCTTTAAATTGATCGCTGATTACAGCGGACAAATGAAGGTGAAAAGCAAAATCGGATGGGGTACGGTCGTCACCATCACCCTTGATCCGGTTCCGATGGAAAGCCGACCGCCGAAAGAAGAGTTAGACGGAAGGAGCACGGTGGTATGA
- a CDS encoding class I SAM-dependent methyltransferase has product MNSWEQAYRKTDNLWGKRPDRSLIEYSSLLNEGDAILDLGMGEGRNAYYFAAKGHPVTGVDYSSAAVKRCGEIAIESGVEMEALVADITRFPVPPSTYSLIILSNVLNFFHPLEIERILHKAISGLVKKGMVYIQAFSREDPAYARNEKMAAKVDEGTFYREKNETYIHFFSKSSLLDYFTDFDVLIMTESYRLDLTHGEPHYHGVIELLVRKKAG; this is encoded by the coding sequence ATGAACAGTTGGGAACAAGCATATCGAAAAACGGACAACCTGTGGGGAAAGCGTCCTGATCGATCCCTTATTGAATACAGCTCTCTCCTTAATGAAGGAGACGCCATTTTAGATCTCGGAATGGGGGAGGGGAGGAACGCGTATTATTTCGCCGCAAAAGGACATCCCGTCACCGGTGTCGATTATTCCTCAGCTGCCGTCAAGCGCTGCGGGGAAATCGCCATTGAGTCGGGGGTGGAGATGGAAGCGCTTGTCGCTGACATAACGCGTTTCCCTGTACCTCCTTCAACGTATTCGCTGATTATCTTAAGCAACGTACTGAACTTCTTCCATCCGCTTGAAATCGAACGAATCCTCCATAAGGCCATCAGCGGTCTTGTAAAGAAAGGAATGGTCTACATTCAAGCTTTCAGTCGCGAGGATCCTGCCTATGCGAGGAATGAGAAGATGGCTGCAAAAGTGGATGAAGGAACTTTCTATAGAGAAAAGAATGAAACGTACATCCATTTTTTCTCCAAGAGTTCCCTCCTTGACTATTTCACAGATTTCGACGTTCTGATCATGACAGAATCCTATCGTTTGGATCTTACACACGGCGAGCCCCACTATCATGGCGTCATTGAGCTCCTTGTCAGGAAGAAAGCAGGATGA
- a CDS encoding alpha/beta fold hydrolase, producing the protein MNEQIRFIKVRGAAMEVWEMGEGAPVVILTGMNSPIWEWHPVVQALSRNHRVILFHRPGLGKSEIGDHTRRTGAIAEELNELLPLLGIHEPIMLIGHSYGGLCAQHFARWYPSKIKALLLVDSTSVNLHRLDDLDLPVMDADNDAAWLETCLSYSEKTREELKVVIPLGWDSGLPTPLLEKLSDFQWNPLMYAAMHSEVTWWKEDAWIIKNGPRFPVIPLVVIARDKKSIIRQEDGLPEWEKRIFEALWEKLMYEQTRLTEGSRFIVAEGSGHAVHLDRPDVVVEAFHHLTKKVQENEGAGGSCPIH; encoded by the coding sequence ATGAACGAGCAGATTCGCTTCATAAAAGTCCGGGGTGCCGCTATGGAAGTATGGGAAATGGGGGAAGGTGCGCCCGTGGTCATCTTGACTGGCATGAATTCGCCTATTTGGGAATGGCATCCAGTGGTGCAGGCTCTCTCAAGGAATCACAGGGTCATTCTATTTCATCGACCTGGCCTTGGCAAGAGTGAGATCGGGGATCATACCCGAAGGACGGGGGCCATTGCCGAAGAACTGAATGAGCTGCTTCCTTTACTAGGGATCCATGAACCGATCATGCTCATCGGGCATTCATATGGAGGGCTGTGTGCACAGCATTTTGCTCGATGGTACCCTTCGAAGATCAAAGCGCTTCTTCTGGTGGATTCTACCTCAGTCAACCTTCATCGACTCGACGATCTCGATCTCCCTGTGATGGATGCAGACAATGATGCTGCCTGGCTCGAAACCTGTCTATCCTATAGCGAGAAGACTCGCGAAGAGCTTAAGGTTGTAATCCCCCTCGGTTGGGACTCTGGTCTGCCCACTCCGTTGCTTGAAAAGCTCAGCGATTTCCAATGGAATCCACTCATGTATGCAGCCATGCACTCGGAGGTTACATGGTGGAAGGAGGACGCATGGATAATTAAGAATGGTCCTCGGTTTCCTGTAATCCCTTTAGTGGTCATTGCCCGTGATAAAAAATCTATAATACGGCAAGAAGATGGACTCCCTGAGTGGGAGAAAAGAATATTTGAAGCCCTTTGGGAAAAGCTGATGTATGAACAGACAAGGCTGACGGAAGGCAGCCGGTTCATCGTGGCGGAAGGATCAGGACATGCGGTACATCTTGATCGACCCGACGTCGTCGTGGAAGCCTTTCATCATCTGACGAAGAAGGTGCAGGAAAATGAAGGTGCTGGTGGATCTTGTCCTATCCATTGA
- a CDS encoding HAD family hydrolase: MIKAVCFDLDNTLLDRDGSLHSFLEDQYVRLSMFHQMKKDLFMDRFIELDDRGYVWKDIVYETLIWEFDLRGCTIEELLSDYLTHFHHHCIPLGPVEEVLKELRARGILIGIISNGYHQFQSDNLRALSIHLYAHEILISESEGLRKPDKRIFQSIADKMGVKVEECAFVGDHPINDVKGAKEAGMMSIWLRGDGYSVPDHADAIIDQLPELMGVLRKLDVERQDQPRHHSCESI; encoded by the coding sequence ATGATCAAAGCGGTTTGTTTTGACCTTGATAACACTCTTCTGGACAGGGATGGATCTCTCCATTCCTTCCTGGAGGATCAATACGTACGGCTGAGTATGTTTCATCAGATGAAAAAGGACCTCTTCATGGATCGGTTCATCGAGTTGGATGATCGGGGTTATGTATGGAAGGATATCGTTTATGAAACCCTGATTTGGGAATTCGACCTGAGGGGGTGCACCATAGAAGAGCTTCTGTCTGATTATCTAACCCATTTTCACCATCACTGCATCCCTTTGGGCCCAGTGGAAGAAGTGTTGAAGGAACTGCGTGCACGCGGGATACTCATCGGGATCATCTCAAATGGATATCATCAGTTTCAATCCGATAACCTGAGGGCGTTATCCATCCATTTATATGCTCACGAAATCCTCATCTCAGAATCGGAAGGGCTGCGTAAACCGGACAAACGAATCTTTCAATCTATTGCCGACAAAATGGGCGTGAAGGTTGAGGAATGCGCATTTGTGGGCGATCATCCCATTAATGATGTGAAGGGGGCCAAGGAGGCAGGTATGATGTCGATTTGGCTCAGGGGTGATGGGTACAGCGTTCCGGATCATGCAGATGCTATCATCGATCAACTTCCTGAGCTCATGGGTGTTTTGAGAAAGCTGGACGTTGAAAGGCAGGACCAGCCTAGGCATCATTCCTGCGAATCTATATAA
- the hisS gene encoding histidine--tRNA ligase, with the protein MRKMDYQNVRGTADYLPEAEGIRRKVRNTLEDVFIQYGCKPLETPILNYSDLLASKYGGGAEILKEMYMLSDRGERDLALRYDLTIPYAKVVAMNPTLKMPFKRYEIGKVFRDGPIKKGRMREFTQCDVDVTGIDSCAAEAELIMMALDAFDRLEMEVVIQYNNRKLLAGMLEFFGIPPEKSGEVILVLDKLEKIGLEACEEELKKKGLSVVALKETKQFILDSPTCLEYFSPYIEKNTLISEGLEELKELEQILEGLGLKAQCQFNPYLARGLDIYTGTIYELFLKDGGLRSSIGSGGRYNNAIAGLKGEEEGSYSTVGISFGLDVILTALLEKEETTPNLGWIT; encoded by the coding sequence ATGAGAAAGATGGATTATCAGAATGTAAGAGGAACAGCAGATTATTTGCCTGAAGCTGAAGGGATCCGAAGAAAGGTGAGGAATACACTGGAAGACGTATTCATACAATACGGCTGCAAACCGTTAGAAACGCCGATACTCAATTATTCGGATCTGTTGGCCTCCAAATATGGGGGTGGGGCGGAAATCCTGAAAGAGATGTACATGCTGAGCGATCGTGGAGAACGCGATCTTGCCCTGCGTTATGACTTAACCATCCCTTATGCGAAGGTAGTGGCCATGAACCCAACGTTGAAAATGCCGTTTAAACGCTATGAAATCGGTAAAGTGTTCAGAGACGGGCCAATCAAAAAAGGCAGGATGAGGGAGTTTACTCAGTGTGATGTAGACGTAACAGGTATCGATTCATGTGCAGCGGAAGCAGAGCTTATCATGATGGCACTGGATGCGTTCGACCGCTTGGAAATGGAAGTGGTCATCCAGTACAATAACCGGAAGCTGCTTGCAGGCATGCTGGAATTCTTCGGCATCCCTCCTGAGAAAAGTGGGGAAGTGATCCTCGTCCTGGATAAATTGGAGAAGATCGGCCTGGAAGCATGTGAAGAGGAACTGAAGAAAAAAGGACTTAGTGTCGTAGCATTAAAAGAAACAAAGCAGTTCATCTTGGATTCCCCCACTTGCTTGGAGTACTTTTCACCCTATATAGAAAAAAACACATTGATCTCTGAGGGGCTGGAGGAACTGAAAGAGCTAGAGCAAATCCTTGAAGGTTTGGGATTGAAAGCTCAGTGCCAATTCAATCCATACCTTGCCAGGGGACTGGACATTTATACGGGTACCATCTATGAACTCTTCCTGAAGGACGGCGGCCTGCGGTCGAGCATCGGAAGCGGCGGTCGCTATAATAATGCCATTGCCGGATTGAAAGGGGAGGAGGAGGGATCCTATTCAACTGTAGGAATCTCCTTCGGTTTGGACGTCATTTTGACAGCCCTTTTGGAAAAGGAAGAAACCACCCCGAACCTTGGGTGGATTACTTGA
- a CDS encoding His/Gly/Thr/Pro-type tRNA ligase C-terminal domain-containing protein, translating into MDYLIIPVQEMEESFRMARVLRQEGNRVEVDMSGRSVRKSMDYADKAGIPFVAVIGEREVSNRICMVKDMKTGKQTEWVFK; encoded by the coding sequence GTGGATTACTTGATCATTCCGGTCCAAGAAATGGAAGAATCCTTTCGGATGGCACGGGTTCTCAGGCAAGAGGGGAACAGGGTCGAAGTGGACATGTCTGGAAGATCCGTAAGAAAAAGCATGGACTATGCCGATAAGGCAGGGATCCCGTTTGTAGCGGTGATTGGAGAAAGGGAGGTTTCAAACCGGATATGCATGGTAAAGGATATGAAAACGGGTAAGCAGACAGAATGGGTTTTCAAATGA